A section of the Styela clava chromosome 9, kaStyClav1.hap1.2, whole genome shotgun sequence genome encodes:
- the LOC120339452 gene encoding uncharacterized protein LOC120339452, producing the protein MSKKGMNLEPSAPTEQELCSGMVQDVGDYQDSPPPYTEVQPHLAAEMNRTMSLSPEAQNMMLEPARNLIQNSKFHEAASMLEKLPLTITQQLMLAECYIRLHRNMNATKRIIELETMLTSSHRPKLSDVNKVINSYIANSQYIRALILILCSAKLYKIELSPDVAIVRFHGERAVKVYDIIISMKKKGKEMHAIAKDFGVEILLELFSVVQNFRDIEPTLKLTQEAYGINLIAAMYGALEEYEKEIDYCNIGIDFMKKKFGGGAQKYRVYGHFWNNKAIAYGLDGNHIESEKNYVVALECYRKVEDWRGDEQEKKFIGGVESRLRSKRDLIKKMNE; encoded by the exons atgtCAAAGAAAGGGATGAATCTCGAGCCGTCTGCTCCTACTGAACAAGAATTATGTTCTGGCATGGTACAAGATGTCGGAGATTATCAAG ATTCACCACCGCCTTACACCGAAGTTCAACCACATCTCGCTGCTGAAATGAACAGAACTATGAGTCTATCGCCCGAAGCTCAGAATATGATGTTGG AGCCTGCAAGAAACTTGATccaaaactcaaaatttcatGAAGCGGCATCAATGCTTGAGAAATTACCTTTGACCATAACTCAACAACTCATGTTGGCAGAATGCTATATCCGACTTCATCGGAATATGAATGCAACAAAGAGAATCATCGAACTTGAAACGATGTTGACTTCATCACACCGACCGAAATTGAGTGACGTCAACAAAGTGATTAACAGTTATATTGCTAATTCCCAATATATTCGTGCTTTAATTTTAATTCTCTGTTCGGCTAAACTGTATAAGATAGAGTTGAGTCCCGATGTGGCTATTGTAAGGTTCCACGGAGAGAGAGCTGTGAAAGTTTACGATATCATAATTTCGATGAAAAAGAAGGGGAAGGAAATGCATGCTATCGCCAAAGATTTTGGGGTAGAAATACTGCTAGAGCTTTTTTCAGTCGTGCAAAATTTTCGCGATATTGAACCAACTTTGAAACTCACTCAAGAGGCATATGGTATAAACTTAATTGCAGCTATGTATGGTGCTCTCGaagaatatgaaaaagaaatagACTATTGCAATATTGGAATTGATTTCATGAAGAAAAAGTTTGGTGGAGGTGCTCAGAAATATCGTGTTTATGGTCATTTTTGGAATAATAAAGCAATAGCTTACGGCCTAGACGGCAACCACATTGAATCGGAGAAAAATTACGTAGTAGCTCTGGAATGCTACCGTAAAGTTGAAGATTGGAGGGGCGACGAACAAGAGAAAAAGTTCATAGGCGGAGTTGAAAGTCGTCTCAGATCAAAGCGAGACCTAATtaagaaaatgaatgaataa